One part of the Solanum dulcamara chromosome 8, daSolDulc1.2, whole genome shotgun sequence genome encodes these proteins:
- the LOC129898855 gene encoding uncharacterized protein LOC129898855 isoform X1, with translation MEDVEAVEEGLRSRRKLVQSTLFPSSAKQIPVKGGAEEAEERRVNEEEEDEEEEWCASQENGNKTKGKQRKKRNSKATTPQTQSRASKKVALNGRETSSQEMPDGESSVIVKNDFFLKLSERKNQKRQQNEQLYTESPEKIQKSCSPPEFTANKRTPRSKKKLARSTPEEGQLDIKARKNMLNSVSTEACLVPRNLMQDESMLHSIPDLRMEAKKIAEENSRRYAGKQIHPFFHSLKMGKKSQEVIDVESNWYSSEGEGKSLAFSPIHVFEIVTEDETAFDWGHWIFSDACFLDADVVLECGSSSLSEGSATSLQFDNFSSISYPKRTLSHQNKIALNQHATSQDEVVSDHSSRETKLYHSALSVVAEEQVTHSEQLKNVRVENVVDSLQNNLSSSDAKKQGQFLQERVVFDYQNCPSQPKSCLWTNKYQPERAFQVCGNSEPVKLLSEWLHLWHEKASRTSKSCIHSDSDTLQDFSDSLYESEADSTNEEQLKNVFLVSGPVGSGKSAAIYACAKEQGFQVIEVNASDWRNGALVKQRFGEAVESHWLQRMQKDSVYSVSGGGVIEAIPLSDEENALNASGVQRNQVCREEITANHQGETKTLILFEDVDTALCEDRGFVSTIQQLAGTAKRPMILTSNSDNPVLPNNLDRLHVCFMMPSLEELLGLVHMVCAGEQVKIHPMLVERFVDHCLGDIRKTIMYLQFWCQGQTLEKEPGDDLQLRYSPLQFDLDAGHLLLPKIIHWDDFPSPLSELVDEEITKSMRVEEDSYWVNEIAEEDELNNITEKNNFRSHDMGANNVNGKKDAMLSLLYSFQDHNECTMFGTNSEFSDASESPIAFTRRNTLRKLDRVMSSDSEEECSRVPLSLDQPDTINEEIETACSSPSHFSATEISCSLLTENLHFKAKRLKRNYLETTDYSTVNVVSKSVNVSCVPESSFIPETLLTTGSELISHAESYNAIDIKVEANYGSNLSLPSMYPLKVEKLDETVLLSSEYQELQGCSSDRITKSIPGEVGSSDRITKSIPGEVGSSDRITKSIPGEVGSSDRKTKSIPGEVMEHFNGKCMEDVPSGYRVLDECSRMDFSKSSTSFKTTVQPNLNTSVQETWRRLREGYLDLKQYITPEQKESSQILNVAHEMSDLISVADLLLTDCKHLLPDSLEPSMIPIKESHSYNWHDDQLKIFSVFAQHGVCFFAKEIASLRPSTSSVHEVDLTWEMLASTNSTMALGKMVGQSKGKHEGLHLRLPRICPSFRSKVDRNAYNLLQSVVPLRSHIALKGDSFHEYLSSLSQISRFGTTRLSESIDRRRQRRARAGQHYLSSGRLGLTQDDVSLLGQYNFYQKVSPGSEA, from the exons ATGGAGGATGTTGAAGCAGTGGAAGAAGGACTTCGTAGCAGGCGAAAGCTAGTCCAGTCGACGCTGTTTCCGAGCAGTGCGAAGCAGATTCCAGTTAAAGGTGGAGCTGAGGAAGCTGAAGAAAGGAGAgtaaatgaagaagaagaggatgaGGAGGAAGAGTGGTGTGCGAGCCAAGAAAACGGAAACAAGACGAAAGGAAAAcagagaaagaagagaaattCCAAGGCAACAACGCCGCAGACTCAGTCAAGAGCTTCTAAGAAG GTTGCTCTAAATGGTAGAGAAACTTCAAGCCAGGAAATGCCTGATGGAGAGTCTTCAGTTATTGTCA AAAATGATTTCTTTCTAAAGCTTTCAGAGAGAAAGAATCAGAAAAGACAGCAAAATGAACAGCTATACACCGAGTCACCTGAAAAGATCCAAAAATCTTGCTCACCTCCTGAGTTTACTGCAA ATAAGAGGACTCCTCGGTCTAAGAAGAAGCTTGCTAGATCAACACCAGAGGAAGGCCAACTGGATATTAAAGCCAGAAAAAACATGCTGAACAGTGTATCGACAGAAGCATGTTTGGTTCCACGTAACCTTATGCAGGATGAATCAATGTTACACTCGATTCCTGATCTCCGAATGGAGGCTAAAAAGATAGCTGAG GAGAATTCCCGCAGATATGCAGGGAAACAAATACATCCTTTTTTTCATTCCTTGAAAATGGGTAAGAAGAGCCAAGAAGTGATTGATGTGGAGAGTAACTGGTACTCTTCTGAGGGAGAGGGAAAAAGCCTTGCTTTCAGCCCTATTCATGTATTTGAAATAGTTACG GAGGATGAAACTGCCTTTGATTGGGGTCACTGGATCTTTTCTGATGCTTGTTTTCTTGATGCTGATGTTGTGCTAGAATGTGGAAGCTCTTCACTCTCTGAAGGTTCCGCCACCTCTCTACAATTTGATAACTTCTCTTCCATCTCTTATCCGAAGAGAACATTGTCACACCAAAACAAGATTGCACTGAATCAACATGCTACTTCACAAGATGAAGTGGTTTCTGATCATTCGTCTAGAGAAACAAAATTATATCATTCAGCATTATCCGTAGTTGCTGAGGAACAAGTCACCCACTCTGAGCAGCTAAAGAATGTGAGAGTG GAAAATGTAGTGGACTCCCTCCAAAATAACCTTAGCAGTTCAGATGCCAAGAAGCAAGGTCAATTTCTTCAAGAAAG gGTAGTGTTTGACTACCAGAACTGTCCCAGTCAGCCTAAAAGTTGTCTATGGACTAACAAATATCAGCCTGAGAGAGCTTTTCAG GTATGCGGTAATAGCGAGCCAGTGAAACTTTTAAGTGAATGGCTGCATCTTTGGCATGAAAAAGCTTCTCGCACAAGCAAATCATGCATTCATAGTGATAGCGATACTCTTCAAGACTTCTCCGACAGCCTTTATGAAAGTGAAGCTGACTCTACAAATGAAGAACAGCTGAAGAATGTCTTTCTGGTATCTGGACCAGTTGGG AGCGGGAAGTCGGCTGCAATTTACGCCTGTGCTAAAGAACAGGGATTTCAAGTTATTGAG GTTAATGCATCAGATTGGCGAAATGGTGCTCTTGTGAAACAGAGATTTGGAGAGGCTGTAGAATCTCACTGGCTTCAACG GATGCAAAAAGATTCAGTGTATTCAGTGTCTGGTGGTGGAGTTATTGAAGCGATACCTTTGTCTGATGAGGAAAATGCTCTAAATGCCTCAGGAGTACAAAGAAATCAAGTCTGCAGGGAGGAGATAACTGCTAATCATCAGGGTGAAACTAAGACTCTAATCCTTTTTGAGGATGTGGATACCGCTCTTTGTGAAGACCGTGGTTTTGTCTCTACCATTCAACAACTTGCGGGGACTGCAAAGCGGCCCATGATATTAACTAGCAATA GTGACAATCCGGTGCTCCCAAATAATTTAGATAGGTTACACGTGTGCTTTATGATGCCATCTTTGGAGGAGCTCCTTGGACTTGTGCACATG GTTTGTGCTGGAGAACAAGTTAAAATTCACCCAATGCTGGTAGAGAGGTTTGTTGATCATTGCCTTGGAGATATTCGTAAAACTATTATGTATCTCCAGTTCTGGTGTCAAGGCCAAACTTTGGAGAAAG AACCAGGTGATGACCTGCAGCTAAGATATAGTCCTCTTCAGTTTGATCTAGATGCTGGTCATCTGCTACTACCGAAAATTATCCATTGGGATGATTTCCCATCTCCACTATCAGAACTTGTGGATGAGGAGATAACTAAGTCGATGAGAGTAGAAGAAGATAGCTACTGGGTGAACGAGATAGCTGAGGAAGATGAGCTAAACAATATTACAGAAAAGAACAATTTTAGGAGTCACGATATGGGTGCAAACAATGTTAATGGAAAAAAGGACGCAATGTTGAGCTTGCTCTACTCATTTCAGGATCACAATGAGTGTACTATGTTTGGTACTAATTCAGAATTTTCTGATGCCTCTGAATCACCAATTGCATTCACTCGAAGAAATACGCTGAGAAAACTTGATAGAGTCATGTCTTCAGATTCTGAGGAGGAATGTAGCAGAGTTCCCTTGTCTTTAGATCAACCTGATACCATAAATGAGGAGATTGAAACAGCATGCAGTTCCCCCTCCCATTTTTCAGCCACTGAAATCTCCTGCAGTTTATTGACAGAGAATCTTCATTTCAAAGCTAAAAGGttgaaaagaaattatttgGAGACAACTGATTATTCTACTGTGAATGTCGTAAGCAAGTCTGTAAATGTTTCCTGTGTGCCAGAGTCATCATTCATCCCTGAGACTCTGCTTACTACTGGTTCGGAATTAATTTCACATGCGGAGTCATATAATGCTATTGATATCAAAGTGGAGGCTAATTATGGTAGCAATTTGTCCCTTCCAAGTATGTATCCACTCAAGGTTGAGAAACTTGATGAAACTGTTCTTCTATCTTCCGAGTATCAGGAGTTGCAGGGTTGTAGTTCTGATAGAATAACAAAATCAATTCCTGGTGAGGTTGGTAGTTCTGATAGAATAACAAAATCAATTCCTGGTGAGGTTGGTAGTTCTGATAGAATAACAAAATCAATTCCTGGTGAGGTTGGTAGTTCTGATAGAAAAACAAAATCTATTCCTGGAGAGGTCATGGAGCATTTTAACGGAAAATGCATGGAGGATGTTCCGAGTGGATATCGGGTGTTGGATGAGTGTAGCCGCATGGACTTCAGCAAAAGTTCTACATCCTTTAAGACTACTGTGCAGCCTAACCTGAATACTTCTGTTCAGGAAACATGGAGAAGACTTCGTGAAGGTTACCTGGACCTGAAACAGTATATCACCCCAGAGCAGAAAGAATCTTCTCAGATTCTTAATGTTGCTCATGAAATGAGTGATTTAATTTCAGTGGCTGATTTATTACTTACTGACTGCAAACACCTTCTACCT GATTCTTTGGAGCCTTCAATGATCCCTATCAAAGAATCACATTCATATAACTGGCATGATGACCAGTTGaagattttttcagtttttgctCAACATGGAGTTTGCTTTTTTGCAAAAGAGATTGCTTCTCTCAGACCGAGCACTTCATCTGTACATGAGGTGGATTTGACCTGGGAGATGTTGGCATCCACAAATAGTACAATGGCTCTGGGAAAGATGGTTGGACAGAGTAAGGGAAAACACGAAGGTTTGCATTTAAGGCTACCAAGAATTTGTCCTTCCTTCAGAAG CAAAGTGGACCGCAATGCATACAACTTACTTCAGTCTGTTGTTCCATTGCGCTCACACATTGCACTGAAAGGTGATTCATTTCAtgaatatctctcttcattgaGCCAAATCTCAAGATTTGGAACCACCCGGTTATCAGAAAGCATTGATAGGAGAAGACAGAGAAG GGCACGTGCCGGTCAACACTACCTGAGTTCTGGTAGATTAGGTTTGACTCAAGATGATGTCTCATTACTGGGCCAATATAATTTCTACCAGAAAGTTTCACCAGGGTCAGAGGCTTAA
- the LOC129898855 gene encoding uncharacterized protein LOC129898855 isoform X2: MEDVEAVEEGLRSRRKLVQSTLFPSSAKQIPVKGGAEEAEERRVNEEEEDEEEEWCASQENGNKTKGKQRKKRNSKATTPQTQSRASKKVALNGRETSSQEMPDGESSVIVKNDFFLKLSERKNQKRQQNEQLYTESPEKIQKSCSPPEFTANKRTPRSKKKLARSTPEEGQLDIKARKNMLNSVSTEACLVPRNLMQDESMLHSIPDLRMEAKKIAEENSRRYAGKQIHPFFHSLKMGKKSQEVIDVESNWYSSEGEGKSLAFSPIHVFEIVTEDETAFDWGHWIFSDACFLDADVVLECGSSSLSEGSATSLQFDNFSSISYPKRTLSHQNKIALNQHATSQDEVVSDHSSRETKLYHSALSVVAEEQVTHSEQLKNVRVENVVDSLQNNLSSSDAKKQGQFLQERVVFDYQNCPSQPKSCLWTNKYQPERAFQVCGNSEPVKLLSEWLHLWHEKASRTSKSCIHSDSDTLQDFSDSLYESEADSTNEEQLKNVFLVSGPVGSGKSAAIYACAKEQGFQVIEVNASDWRNGALVKQRFGEAVESHWLQRMQKDSVYSVSGGGVIEAIPLSDEENALNASGVQRNQVCREEITANHQGETKTLILFEDVDTALCEDRGFVSTIQQLAGTAKRPMILTSNSDNPVLPNNLDRLHVCFMMPSLEELLGLVHMVCAGEQVKIHPMLVERFVDHCLGDIRKTIMYLQFWCQGQTLEKGDDLQLRYSPLQFDLDAGHLLLPKIIHWDDFPSPLSELVDEEITKSMRVEEDSYWVNEIAEEDELNNITEKNNFRSHDMGANNVNGKKDAMLSLLYSFQDHNECTMFGTNSEFSDASESPIAFTRRNTLRKLDRVMSSDSEEECSRVPLSLDQPDTINEEIETACSSPSHFSATEISCSLLTENLHFKAKRLKRNYLETTDYSTVNVVSKSVNVSCVPESSFIPETLLTTGSELISHAESYNAIDIKVEANYGSNLSLPSMYPLKVEKLDETVLLSSEYQELQGCSSDRITKSIPGEVGSSDRITKSIPGEVGSSDRITKSIPGEVGSSDRKTKSIPGEVMEHFNGKCMEDVPSGYRVLDECSRMDFSKSSTSFKTTVQPNLNTSVQETWRRLREGYLDLKQYITPEQKESSQILNVAHEMSDLISVADLLLTDCKHLLPDSLEPSMIPIKESHSYNWHDDQLKIFSVFAQHGVCFFAKEIASLRPSTSSVHEVDLTWEMLASTNSTMALGKMVGQSKGKHEGLHLRLPRICPSFRSKVDRNAYNLLQSVVPLRSHIALKGDSFHEYLSSLSQISRFGTTRLSESIDRRRQRRARAGQHYLSSGRLGLTQDDVSLLGQYNFYQKVSPGSEA; the protein is encoded by the exons ATGGAGGATGTTGAAGCAGTGGAAGAAGGACTTCGTAGCAGGCGAAAGCTAGTCCAGTCGACGCTGTTTCCGAGCAGTGCGAAGCAGATTCCAGTTAAAGGTGGAGCTGAGGAAGCTGAAGAAAGGAGAgtaaatgaagaagaagaggatgaGGAGGAAGAGTGGTGTGCGAGCCAAGAAAACGGAAACAAGACGAAAGGAAAAcagagaaagaagagaaattCCAAGGCAACAACGCCGCAGACTCAGTCAAGAGCTTCTAAGAAG GTTGCTCTAAATGGTAGAGAAACTTCAAGCCAGGAAATGCCTGATGGAGAGTCTTCAGTTATTGTCA AAAATGATTTCTTTCTAAAGCTTTCAGAGAGAAAGAATCAGAAAAGACAGCAAAATGAACAGCTATACACCGAGTCACCTGAAAAGATCCAAAAATCTTGCTCACCTCCTGAGTTTACTGCAA ATAAGAGGACTCCTCGGTCTAAGAAGAAGCTTGCTAGATCAACACCAGAGGAAGGCCAACTGGATATTAAAGCCAGAAAAAACATGCTGAACAGTGTATCGACAGAAGCATGTTTGGTTCCACGTAACCTTATGCAGGATGAATCAATGTTACACTCGATTCCTGATCTCCGAATGGAGGCTAAAAAGATAGCTGAG GAGAATTCCCGCAGATATGCAGGGAAACAAATACATCCTTTTTTTCATTCCTTGAAAATGGGTAAGAAGAGCCAAGAAGTGATTGATGTGGAGAGTAACTGGTACTCTTCTGAGGGAGAGGGAAAAAGCCTTGCTTTCAGCCCTATTCATGTATTTGAAATAGTTACG GAGGATGAAACTGCCTTTGATTGGGGTCACTGGATCTTTTCTGATGCTTGTTTTCTTGATGCTGATGTTGTGCTAGAATGTGGAAGCTCTTCACTCTCTGAAGGTTCCGCCACCTCTCTACAATTTGATAACTTCTCTTCCATCTCTTATCCGAAGAGAACATTGTCACACCAAAACAAGATTGCACTGAATCAACATGCTACTTCACAAGATGAAGTGGTTTCTGATCATTCGTCTAGAGAAACAAAATTATATCATTCAGCATTATCCGTAGTTGCTGAGGAACAAGTCACCCACTCTGAGCAGCTAAAGAATGTGAGAGTG GAAAATGTAGTGGACTCCCTCCAAAATAACCTTAGCAGTTCAGATGCCAAGAAGCAAGGTCAATTTCTTCAAGAAAG gGTAGTGTTTGACTACCAGAACTGTCCCAGTCAGCCTAAAAGTTGTCTATGGACTAACAAATATCAGCCTGAGAGAGCTTTTCAG GTATGCGGTAATAGCGAGCCAGTGAAACTTTTAAGTGAATGGCTGCATCTTTGGCATGAAAAAGCTTCTCGCACAAGCAAATCATGCATTCATAGTGATAGCGATACTCTTCAAGACTTCTCCGACAGCCTTTATGAAAGTGAAGCTGACTCTACAAATGAAGAACAGCTGAAGAATGTCTTTCTGGTATCTGGACCAGTTGGG AGCGGGAAGTCGGCTGCAATTTACGCCTGTGCTAAAGAACAGGGATTTCAAGTTATTGAG GTTAATGCATCAGATTGGCGAAATGGTGCTCTTGTGAAACAGAGATTTGGAGAGGCTGTAGAATCTCACTGGCTTCAACG GATGCAAAAAGATTCAGTGTATTCAGTGTCTGGTGGTGGAGTTATTGAAGCGATACCTTTGTCTGATGAGGAAAATGCTCTAAATGCCTCAGGAGTACAAAGAAATCAAGTCTGCAGGGAGGAGATAACTGCTAATCATCAGGGTGAAACTAAGACTCTAATCCTTTTTGAGGATGTGGATACCGCTCTTTGTGAAGACCGTGGTTTTGTCTCTACCATTCAACAACTTGCGGGGACTGCAAAGCGGCCCATGATATTAACTAGCAATA GTGACAATCCGGTGCTCCCAAATAATTTAGATAGGTTACACGTGTGCTTTATGATGCCATCTTTGGAGGAGCTCCTTGGACTTGTGCACATG GTTTGTGCTGGAGAACAAGTTAAAATTCACCCAATGCTGGTAGAGAGGTTTGTTGATCATTGCCTTGGAGATATTCGTAAAACTATTATGTATCTCCAGTTCTGGTGTCAAGGCCAAACTTTGGAGAAAG GTGATGACCTGCAGCTAAGATATAGTCCTCTTCAGTTTGATCTAGATGCTGGTCATCTGCTACTACCGAAAATTATCCATTGGGATGATTTCCCATCTCCACTATCAGAACTTGTGGATGAGGAGATAACTAAGTCGATGAGAGTAGAAGAAGATAGCTACTGGGTGAACGAGATAGCTGAGGAAGATGAGCTAAACAATATTACAGAAAAGAACAATTTTAGGAGTCACGATATGGGTGCAAACAATGTTAATGGAAAAAAGGACGCAATGTTGAGCTTGCTCTACTCATTTCAGGATCACAATGAGTGTACTATGTTTGGTACTAATTCAGAATTTTCTGATGCCTCTGAATCACCAATTGCATTCACTCGAAGAAATACGCTGAGAAAACTTGATAGAGTCATGTCTTCAGATTCTGAGGAGGAATGTAGCAGAGTTCCCTTGTCTTTAGATCAACCTGATACCATAAATGAGGAGATTGAAACAGCATGCAGTTCCCCCTCCCATTTTTCAGCCACTGAAATCTCCTGCAGTTTATTGACAGAGAATCTTCATTTCAAAGCTAAAAGGttgaaaagaaattatttgGAGACAACTGATTATTCTACTGTGAATGTCGTAAGCAAGTCTGTAAATGTTTCCTGTGTGCCAGAGTCATCATTCATCCCTGAGACTCTGCTTACTACTGGTTCGGAATTAATTTCACATGCGGAGTCATATAATGCTATTGATATCAAAGTGGAGGCTAATTATGGTAGCAATTTGTCCCTTCCAAGTATGTATCCACTCAAGGTTGAGAAACTTGATGAAACTGTTCTTCTATCTTCCGAGTATCAGGAGTTGCAGGGTTGTAGTTCTGATAGAATAACAAAATCAATTCCTGGTGAGGTTGGTAGTTCTGATAGAATAACAAAATCAATTCCTGGTGAGGTTGGTAGTTCTGATAGAATAACAAAATCAATTCCTGGTGAGGTTGGTAGTTCTGATAGAAAAACAAAATCTATTCCTGGAGAGGTCATGGAGCATTTTAACGGAAAATGCATGGAGGATGTTCCGAGTGGATATCGGGTGTTGGATGAGTGTAGCCGCATGGACTTCAGCAAAAGTTCTACATCCTTTAAGACTACTGTGCAGCCTAACCTGAATACTTCTGTTCAGGAAACATGGAGAAGACTTCGTGAAGGTTACCTGGACCTGAAACAGTATATCACCCCAGAGCAGAAAGAATCTTCTCAGATTCTTAATGTTGCTCATGAAATGAGTGATTTAATTTCAGTGGCTGATTTATTACTTACTGACTGCAAACACCTTCTACCT GATTCTTTGGAGCCTTCAATGATCCCTATCAAAGAATCACATTCATATAACTGGCATGATGACCAGTTGaagattttttcagtttttgctCAACATGGAGTTTGCTTTTTTGCAAAAGAGATTGCTTCTCTCAGACCGAGCACTTCATCTGTACATGAGGTGGATTTGACCTGGGAGATGTTGGCATCCACAAATAGTACAATGGCTCTGGGAAAGATGGTTGGACAGAGTAAGGGAAAACACGAAGGTTTGCATTTAAGGCTACCAAGAATTTGTCCTTCCTTCAGAAG CAAAGTGGACCGCAATGCATACAACTTACTTCAGTCTGTTGTTCCATTGCGCTCACACATTGCACTGAAAGGTGATTCATTTCAtgaatatctctcttcattgaGCCAAATCTCAAGATTTGGAACCACCCGGTTATCAGAAAGCATTGATAGGAGAAGACAGAGAAG GGCACGTGCCGGTCAACACTACCTGAGTTCTGGTAGATTAGGTTTGACTCAAGATGATGTCTCATTACTGGGCCAATATAATTTCTACCAGAAAGTTTCACCAGGGTCAGAGGCTTAA
- the LOC129898961 gene encoding photosystem II 22 kDa protein, chloroplastic produces MAQTMLLTANAKVDLSKESLVERLKPKPLSSLFLPSLPLRFSSSTTNASSSKFTTTTVALFKSKAKAPPKKVAPPKQKGKVEDGIFGTSGGIGFTKQNELFVGRVAMIGFAASLLGEAITGKGILAQLNLETGIPIYEAEPLLLFFILFNLLGAIGALGDRGKFVDEPAPATGLEKAVIPPGRSFKSALGLSEGGPLFGFTKANELFVGRLAQLGIAFSIIGEIITGKGALAQLNFETGVPINEIEPLLLFNIAFFFFAAINPGTGKFITDDEED; encoded by the exons ATGGCTCAAACAATGTTGTTAACAGCCAATGCCAAAGTTGATTTGAGTAAAGAATCTTTAGTTGAAAGACTAAAGCCTAAGCCTTTGTCTTCACTCTTCTTGCCTTCTCTTCCTTtgagattttcttcttccaCTACTAATGCTTCTTCTTCAAAATTCACAACTACTACTGTTGCTCTATTCAAGTCGAAAGCCAAAGCTCCTCCCAAAAAG GTTGCACCACCAAAGCAAAAGGGAAAGGTGGAGGATGGGATTTTTGGAACCTCAGGAGGAATTGGTTTCACTAAGCAAAATGAGCTCTTTGTTGGTCGTGTTGCTATGATTGGTTTTGCG GCATCTTTGTTGGGAGAAGCAATAACAGGAAAGGGTATTTTGGCACAATTGAATCTTGAAACTGGAATTCCAATCTATGAAGCAGAACCACTTCTATTGTTCTTCATTCTATTCaatcttcttggagccattggAGCTTTGGGAGACAGAGGCAAATTTGTTGATGAGCCTGCCCCTGCTACTGGTCTTGAAAAGGCTGTCATCCCTCCTGGCAGATCCTTCAAGTCTGCTTTGGGACTTAGTGAAGGAg GTCCATTGTTTGGATTCACAAAGGCAAATGAGCTGTTTGTAGGAAGATTGGCACAATTGGGAATTGCATTCTCCATTATTGGTGAAATTATCACAGGGAAAGGAGCATTGGCCCAATTGAACTTTGAGACAGGTGTCCCAATCAATGAGATTGAGCCCCTTTTGTTGTTTAACATtgccttcttcttctttgctgCCATTAATCCTGGTACTGGCAAATTTATCACTGATGACGAAGAAGATTAG